A single Vulpes lagopus strain Blue_001 chromosome 3, ASM1834538v1, whole genome shotgun sequence DNA region contains:
- the TRIP6 gene encoding thyroid receptor-interacting protein 6 isoform X1, with the protein MSGPTWLPPRQLEPARAPQGRALPRGAPGPPPAHGAAHQPHPRVNFCPLPSEQCYQAPGGPDDRGFPWVGCHGAPQRSQGLPPDRGALRPGSLDAEIDSLTSMLAELDGGRGHAPRRSDRQAYEPPQPHAYRTGSGSLKPNGGGVPIPPQQLSASPYGGPTPASYATASTPAGPAFPVQVKVAQPVRGCGPPRRGASQASGALPGPPFPLPGQGEVWGAGYRSHHEPGPGVKEEAAGGGRGGAYGPQVPLNQPPEEELERLTKKLVHDMNHPPTGEYFGRCGGCGEDVVGDGAGVVALDRVFHVGCFVCSTCRAQLRGQHFYAVERRAYCESCYVATLEKCSTCSQPILDRILRAMGKAYHPSCFTCVVCHRGLDGIPFTVDATSQIHCIEDFHRKFAPRCSVCGGAIMPEPGQEETVRIVALDRSFHIGCYKCEECGLLLSSEGECQGCYPLDGHILCKACSAWRIQELSATVTTDC; encoded by the exons ATGTCGGGCCCCACCTGGCTCCCCCCAAGGCAGCTGGAGCCTGCAAGAGCCCCTCAGGGGAGAGCGCTCCCCCGAGGtgccccggggccgccgccaGCCCATGGAGCAG CACATCAGCCCCACCCCAGGGTCAATTTTTGCCCCCTCCCATCTGAGCAGTGTTACCAGGCCCCCGGGGGACCAGATGATCGGGGGTTCCCCTGGGTGGGGTGCCATGGAGCACCCCAGCGCTCACAG GGGCTCCCCCCAGACAGGGGGGCCTTGCGTCCAGGAAGTCTGGATGCCGAGATAGATTCGCTGACCAGCATGCTGGCTGAGTTGGATGGAGGTCGTGGTCATGCCCCACGGCGGTCAGACCGGCAG GCTTATGAGCCCCCTCAGCCCCATGCCTACCGCACAGGCTCAGGCTCCCTGAAGCCAAATGGAGGGGGTGTTCCTATTCCTCCCCAACAGCTCTCAGCGTCTCCCTATGGGGGCCCCACTCCAGCCTCCTATGCTACAGCCAGCACCCCCGCTGGCCCTGCCTTCCCTGTGCAAGTGAAGGTGGCACAACCAGTGAGAGGCTGTGGCCCTCCCAGGCGGGGGGCCTCTCAGGCCTCCGGGGCCCTCCCGGgccctccctttcctctcccaggCCAAGGTGAAGTCTGGGGGGCTGGCTATAGGAGCCACCATGAGCCAGGGCCAGGGGTTAAAGAGGAagctgcaggaggaggaagaggaggcgcGTATGGGCCCCAG GTCCCCCTGAACCAGCCTCCTGAGGAGGAGCTTGAGAGGCTGACGAAGAAACTGGTGCATGACATGAACCATCCTCCCACTGGGGAGTACTTTG ggcGGTGCGGCGGCTGTGGGGAAGATGTGGTTGGGGATGGGGCTGGCGTTGTGGCCCTGGACCGGGTCTTTCACGTTGGCTGCTTCGTGTGCTCTACATGCCGGGCCCAGCTTCGGGGCCAACATTTCTATGCTGTGGAGAGGAGGGCGTACTGTGAGAGCTGCTATGTG GCCACCCTGGAGAAGTGCTCCACATGCTCCCAACCCATCCTGGACCGGATCCTGCGGGCCATGGGGAAAGCCTACCACCCTAGCTGCTTTACCTGTGTGGTGTGCCACCGTGGCCTCGACGGCATCCCTTTCACAGTGGATGCCACCAGCCAGATCCACTGCATTGAGGACTTCCACAG GAAGTTTGCCCCACGGTGCTCAGTGTGTGGTGGGGCCATCATGCCTGAGCCAGGGCAGGAGGAGACGGTACGAATTGTTGCTCTGGATCGCAGTTTTCACATTGGCTGTTACAAGTGTGAG GAGTGTGGGCTGCTCCTCTCCTCCGAGGGCGAGTGTCAGGGCTGCTACCCGCTGGATGGGCACATCTTGTGCAAGGCGTGCAGTGCCTGGCGCATCCAGGAGCTCTCAGCCACCGTCACGACCGACTGCTGA
- the TRIP6 gene encoding thyroid receptor-interacting protein 6 isoform X2: MSGPTWLPPRQLEPARAPQGRALPRGAPGPPPAHGAAHQPHPRVNFCPLPSEQCYQAPGGPDDRGFPWVGCHGAPQRSQGLPPDRGALRPGSLDAEIDSLTSMLAELDGGRGHAPRRSDRQLSASPYGGPTPASYATASTPAGPAFPVQVKVAQPVRGCGPPRRGASQASGALPGPPFPLPGQGEVWGAGYRSHHEPGPGVKEEAAGGGRGGAYGPQVPLNQPPEEELERLTKKLVHDMNHPPTGEYFGRCGGCGEDVVGDGAGVVALDRVFHVGCFVCSTCRAQLRGQHFYAVERRAYCESCYVATLEKCSTCSQPILDRILRAMGKAYHPSCFTCVVCHRGLDGIPFTVDATSQIHCIEDFHRKFAPRCSVCGGAIMPEPGQEETVRIVALDRSFHIGCYKCEECGLLLSSEGECQGCYPLDGHILCKACSAWRIQELSATVTTDC, from the exons ATGTCGGGCCCCACCTGGCTCCCCCCAAGGCAGCTGGAGCCTGCAAGAGCCCCTCAGGGGAGAGCGCTCCCCCGAGGtgccccggggccgccgccaGCCCATGGAGCAG CACATCAGCCCCACCCCAGGGTCAATTTTTGCCCCCTCCCATCTGAGCAGTGTTACCAGGCCCCCGGGGGACCAGATGATCGGGGGTTCCCCTGGGTGGGGTGCCATGGAGCACCCCAGCGCTCACAG GGGCTCCCCCCAGACAGGGGGGCCTTGCGTCCAGGAAGTCTGGATGCCGAGATAGATTCGCTGACCAGCATGCTGGCTGAGTTGGATGGAGGTCGTGGTCATGCCCCACGGCGGTCAGACCGGCAG CTCTCAGCGTCTCCCTATGGGGGCCCCACTCCAGCCTCCTATGCTACAGCCAGCACCCCCGCTGGCCCTGCCTTCCCTGTGCAAGTGAAGGTGGCACAACCAGTGAGAGGCTGTGGCCCTCCCAGGCGGGGGGCCTCTCAGGCCTCCGGGGCCCTCCCGGgccctccctttcctctcccaggCCAAGGTGAAGTCTGGGGGGCTGGCTATAGGAGCCACCATGAGCCAGGGCCAGGGGTTAAAGAGGAagctgcaggaggaggaagaggaggcgcGTATGGGCCCCAG GTCCCCCTGAACCAGCCTCCTGAGGAGGAGCTTGAGAGGCTGACGAAGAAACTGGTGCATGACATGAACCATCCTCCCACTGGGGAGTACTTTG ggcGGTGCGGCGGCTGTGGGGAAGATGTGGTTGGGGATGGGGCTGGCGTTGTGGCCCTGGACCGGGTCTTTCACGTTGGCTGCTTCGTGTGCTCTACATGCCGGGCCCAGCTTCGGGGCCAACATTTCTATGCTGTGGAGAGGAGGGCGTACTGTGAGAGCTGCTATGTG GCCACCCTGGAGAAGTGCTCCACATGCTCCCAACCCATCCTGGACCGGATCCTGCGGGCCATGGGGAAAGCCTACCACCCTAGCTGCTTTACCTGTGTGGTGTGCCACCGTGGCCTCGACGGCATCCCTTTCACAGTGGATGCCACCAGCCAGATCCACTGCATTGAGGACTTCCACAG GAAGTTTGCCCCACGGTGCTCAGTGTGTGGTGGGGCCATCATGCCTGAGCCAGGGCAGGAGGAGACGGTACGAATTGTTGCTCTGGATCGCAGTTTTCACATTGGCTGTTACAAGTGTGAG GAGTGTGGGCTGCTCCTCTCCTCCGAGGGCGAGTGTCAGGGCTGCTACCCGCTGGATGGGCACATCTTGTGCAAGGCGTGCAGTGCCTGGCGCATCCAGGAGCTCTCAGCCACCGTCACGACCGACTGCTGA
- the TRIP6 gene encoding thyroid receptor-interacting protein 6 isoform X3, giving the protein MEQCYQAPGGPDDRGFPWVGCHGAPQRSQGLPPDRGALRPGSLDAEIDSLTSMLAELDGGRGHAPRRSDRQAYEPPQPHAYRTGSGSLKPNGGGVPIPPQQLSASPYGGPTPASYATASTPAGPAFPVQVKVAQPVRGCGPPRRGASQASGALPGPPFPLPGQGEVWGAGYRSHHEPGPGVKEEAAGGGRGGAYGPQVPLNQPPEEELERLTKKLVHDMNHPPTGEYFGRCGGCGEDVVGDGAGVVALDRVFHVGCFVCSTCRAQLRGQHFYAVERRAYCESCYVATLEKCSTCSQPILDRILRAMGKAYHPSCFTCVVCHRGLDGIPFTVDATSQIHCIEDFHRKFAPRCSVCGGAIMPEPGQEETVRIVALDRSFHIGCYKCEECGLLLSSEGECQGCYPLDGHILCKACSAWRIQELSATVTTDC; this is encoded by the exons ATGGAGCAG TGTTACCAGGCCCCCGGGGGACCAGATGATCGGGGGTTCCCCTGGGTGGGGTGCCATGGAGCACCCCAGCGCTCACAG GGGCTCCCCCCAGACAGGGGGGCCTTGCGTCCAGGAAGTCTGGATGCCGAGATAGATTCGCTGACCAGCATGCTGGCTGAGTTGGATGGAGGTCGTGGTCATGCCCCACGGCGGTCAGACCGGCAG GCTTATGAGCCCCCTCAGCCCCATGCCTACCGCACAGGCTCAGGCTCCCTGAAGCCAAATGGAGGGGGTGTTCCTATTCCTCCCCAACAGCTCTCAGCGTCTCCCTATGGGGGCCCCACTCCAGCCTCCTATGCTACAGCCAGCACCCCCGCTGGCCCTGCCTTCCCTGTGCAAGTGAAGGTGGCACAACCAGTGAGAGGCTGTGGCCCTCCCAGGCGGGGGGCCTCTCAGGCCTCCGGGGCCCTCCCGGgccctccctttcctctcccaggCCAAGGTGAAGTCTGGGGGGCTGGCTATAGGAGCCACCATGAGCCAGGGCCAGGGGTTAAAGAGGAagctgcaggaggaggaagaggaggcgcGTATGGGCCCCAG GTCCCCCTGAACCAGCCTCCTGAGGAGGAGCTTGAGAGGCTGACGAAGAAACTGGTGCATGACATGAACCATCCTCCCACTGGGGAGTACTTTG ggcGGTGCGGCGGCTGTGGGGAAGATGTGGTTGGGGATGGGGCTGGCGTTGTGGCCCTGGACCGGGTCTTTCACGTTGGCTGCTTCGTGTGCTCTACATGCCGGGCCCAGCTTCGGGGCCAACATTTCTATGCTGTGGAGAGGAGGGCGTACTGTGAGAGCTGCTATGTG GCCACCCTGGAGAAGTGCTCCACATGCTCCCAACCCATCCTGGACCGGATCCTGCGGGCCATGGGGAAAGCCTACCACCCTAGCTGCTTTACCTGTGTGGTGTGCCACCGTGGCCTCGACGGCATCCCTTTCACAGTGGATGCCACCAGCCAGATCCACTGCATTGAGGACTTCCACAG GAAGTTTGCCCCACGGTGCTCAGTGTGTGGTGGGGCCATCATGCCTGAGCCAGGGCAGGAGGAGACGGTACGAATTGTTGCTCTGGATCGCAGTTTTCACATTGGCTGTTACAAGTGTGAG GAGTGTGGGCTGCTCCTCTCCTCCGAGGGCGAGTGTCAGGGCTGCTACCCGCTGGATGGGCACATCTTGTGCAAGGCGTGCAGTGCCTGGCGCATCCAGGAGCTCTCAGCCACCGTCACGACCGACTGCTGA